A part of Eremothecium sinecaudum strain ATCC 58844 chromosome VII, complete sequence genomic DNA contains:
- the ECM30 gene encoding Ecm30p (Syntenic homolog of Ashbya gossypii AER120C; Syntenic homolog of Saccharomyces cerevisiae YLR436C (ECM30)), giving the protein MGNSDSKLAIYKAHLAKLADVNDIPIYSSLTTSQAASLFYKRDLKRDAGGVKGKRPIEEQNQRQNGLKNQGNYDDLKISSYNLQDTASCTSATADTEPNLSRERYNEFFACLAKEQFSAEDIYSLLTVQELRHIFTSNSRNYQNFVRFACFKVCSLTAKMQTKQKDWASFQDNYNELLNCVRILTKILPVFFETDTEQVLEDAIMWSRNSSEILGFNTRSASTTAATVGATVSSAGVENGLPGYTIESPQMEGVSPVLHDDPLAAGSANSLHVAVGKYSAAETVLPLGVLLMESCINLLFMEGFTLPIDSHNKKNVDTSSPMPTDFYGKSYGRVSFLLWEKGISIADYTEEPPNPMLDSHRLEVLRLILTLCSKNLYQPDCINKYLLVLCTTISEYSTICVISSMINLICKYCEKPDTDHYAPHYQPTLTKSSQLNALRKSLVMTCFSVLNIMLNFRLASETESPGTYKFLYSLNVFAVGQILNHVPKAYLSSLEKESDMNLILYSLAKVIKSPMDIAVDQECNPFNWTTPKSSDSRGLKLLSGLKSTSQGKSHSLSGSPQSKRGTPYESHSTIPPDSAGSTGSVSFNHSSVDIFSLNLQAIVLMWELMKCSKKFEEYVADKYGNRLVVISVFYMKYYKDLPEHTGTLLPLIGGFATYLTSKNLILYRMMDPIDLNYYSNKIPNMFKLSATNINTTTYRDFCVVHLSNIAAQQIKKRLPLKPCILELIYNLLPLSHEFTESELEQISTSRRYTQPVGLSYQAATGLSFLLSKMANMDYISLPSKDENNVIPKAYSYSSGAKLDNLALFLRAILTYIIYYYQDSKNLLFTLCRHEKIIYQLNDIIQEYSEGLNANDLRNLYAPQESDQDDVLIDMDVMNQLGAPKSTFPGQTSLYFRQESDKSNTDQKSDGEVDYSESELDSIDEQKTPEGYYENLTAGGKSVKIYEHLDYSEDTTLKSTKLYLNLRPIWPVGLTVKGKWKTKLHKPLYVGWIGAPTLFLLMKVVQIVNNEFPQIAHIKSKEYYDLLKHIGAWEPTFQDYVKPLLSPEILAMNESYKSLDLDWDSNAVASKWYRSVIWSNIFNANSVPYLNEPLDHKESSEAITDVDIVQTPSQRGFPEVKIQSEGPTLTTTNSNSSSLAYFDGDYFANSVRSSPSYCGIVERKDSSSASINNIGLTVNNMKAAEKLANPKKASSSLFKLSWLGFVKNESSDAIDEEFLATSTNTSPGKRQFALDAGVLKPNIWVGTRIAMFKVKREAKEEFSLIELTGSFFRHLRTHSSANNTDTPNIRYT; this is encoded by the coding sequence ATGGGAAATAGTGATTCCAAGCTTGCTATTTACAAAGCACATCTAGCAAAACTTGCAGATGTAAATGATATACCAATTTACTCCTCTTTAACTACGTCCCAGGCAGCTTCTCTGTTTTATAAACGTGATTTAAAGCGGGACGCGGGAGGGGTAAAAGGGAAACGGCCGATAGAGGAGCAGAATCAGCGGCAAAATGGCCTAAAGAACCAAGGAAATTACGATGATTTAAAAATCTCTTCGTATAACTTGCAAGATACGGCTTCATGTACATCTGCAACCGCGGATACAGAACCGAACCTCTCGAGGGAACGGTATAATGAGTTTTTTGCTTGTTTAGCCAAAGAACAGTTCAGCGCTGAAGATATATACTCGCTGTTGACTGTACAGGAGTTAAGGCACATATTTACCTCGAACTCTAGGAACTACCAAAATTTTGTTCGTTTTGCGTGTTTTAAGGTGTGCTCCTTGACCGCTAAGATGCAGACTAAACAAAAAGATTGGGCATCCTTTCAGGATAATTATAATGAATTACTCAACTGTGTTCGCATTTTAACTAAAATACTCCCAGTATTTTTTGAAACAGATACTGAACAGGTCTTGGAAGATGCAATTATGTGGAGTCGTAATAGCAGTGAAATTTTGGGTTTCAACACAAGGTCTGCATCGACTACCGCAGCAACTGTAGGGGCAACTGTATCCTCTGCTGGTGTTGAAAATGGTTTACCAGGGTACACAATTGAGAGCCCCCAAATGGAAGGTGTAAGCCCTGTTCTGCATGATGATCCACTTGCTGCCGGTTCGGCAAATTCGCTTCATGTTGCAGTCGGAAAATACTCTGCAGCTGAAACTGTTTTACCACTTGGTGTGCTACTTATGGAATCCTGTATAAATCTTTTGTTCATGGAAGGTTTTACGCTTCCTATAGATAGCCACAACAAGAAAAACGTTGACACATCCTCACCAATGCCAACAGACTTTTACGGTAAAAGTTATGGTCGTGTTTCATTTTTACTATGGGAAAAGGGCATCAGCATTGCAGATTATACAGAGGAGCCTCCTAATCCGATGTTAGATTCTCATAGATTGGAAGTTTTGCGTTTGATATTGACATTATGTTCAAAGAATTTGTACCAACCAGACTGTATTAATAAATACCTACTGGTGTTGTGTACAACGATTTCCGAATACAGCACAATATGCGTTATATCTTCGATGATTAACCTAATCTGTAAATACTGTGAGAAGCCGGATACTGATCATTATGCGCCTCATTATCAACCTACATTAACGAAAAGTTCACAGCTAAATGCTTTAAGGAAGTCACTTGTGATGACCTGTTTCTCCGTGCTAAATATCATGCTGAACTTCCGTTTAGCAAGTGAAACAGAGAGCCCTGGTACGTACAAATTTCTTTATTCACTAAATGTATTTGCAGTGGGTCAGATTCTAAACCATGTTCCTAAAGCATATTTGTCATCCCTTGAGAAGGAGTCTGATATGAACTTGATACTCTACTCATTGGCTAAGGTAATTAAAAGTCCAATGGACATAGCAGTTGACCAAGAATGTAACCCTTTTAATTGGACGACGCCGAAATCGTCAGATTCTCGCGGACTGAAACTATTGTCAGGCTTGAAATCAACATCTCAAGGAAAGAGTCATTCGTTAAGCGGTAGTCCTCAAAGTAAAAGAGGTACTCCATATGAATCGCATAGTACTATACCACCGGACAGCGCAGGTAGCACCGGTAGTGTAAGTTTTAATCACTCCTCTGTCGACATCTTTTCCTTAAATCTACAGGCAATAGTGTTGATGTGGGAATTAATGAAATGTAGTAAAAAGTTTGAGGAATATGTTGCAGACAAATATGGTAATAGGTTGGTTGTTATTTCTGTGTTTTATATGAAATACTACAAGGACTTGCCAGAGCATACGGGGACATTGCTCCCTTTAATTGGCGGCTTTGCAACTTATTTGACTTCTAAAAACTTGATATTATACAGAATGATGGATCCAATCGACTTGAACTATTATTCAAACAAAATACCGAACATGTTCAAATTATCCGCCACTAACATTAATACAACCACCTACCGAGATTTTTGCGTCGTACATCTCTCCAATATCGCCGCACAACAAATTAAAAAGCGTCTACCTTTGAAGCCATGCATTTTAGAGTTGATCTACAATTTGTTGCCGCTTTCACATGAATTTACAGAAAGTGAGTTGGAACAAATATCTACTTCCCGTAGGTATACCCAGCCGGTAGGGTTAAGCTACCAGGCTGCTACAGGATTATCGTTTTTACTTTCTAAGATGGCTAATATGGATTACATATCCTTGCCATCAAAGGACGAAAACAATGTGATTCCGAAAGCATATTCATATTCATCAGGAGCTAAACTAGACAATTTGGCACTTTTTTTACGTGCGATTTTAACATACATCATCTACTATTATCAAGACTCTAAGAACCTATTGTTCACTCTTTGTCGCCATGAGAAGATTATCTATCAATTGAATGACATTATTCAAGAGTACTCGGAAGGCTTGAATGCAAATGACCTGAGAAACTTGTATGCGCCCCAGGAAAGCGACCAAGATGATGTATTAATTGATATGGATGTTATGAATCAATTAGGCGCGCCAAAGTCTACATTTCCTGGACAAACAAGCCTATATTTCCGTCAAGAGAGTGACAAATCTAACACAGATCAAAAGAGTGACGGCGAGGTAGACTATTCAGAAAGCGAACTTGATTCTATAGATGAACAGAAAACACCCGAAGGATATTACGAAAACCTTACTGCTGGAGGAAAGTCAGTTAAAATATATGAACATCTGGATTACAGTGAAGATACTACTTTGAAAAGCACGAAGCtctatttgaatctaaGACCTATCTGGCCAGTCGGGTTAACTGTGAAGGGTAAGTGGAAAACTAAACTGCATAAGCCTCTTTACGTTGGCTGGATCGGAGCGCCAACTTTATTCCTACTTATGAAGGTTGTTCAGATAGTTAATAATGAATTCCCACAGATAGCCCACATAAAAAGTAAAGAGTACTATGATTTATTGAAGCATATTGGTGCGTGGGAGCCAACCTTTCAAGACTACGTGAAACCACTTTTGTCTCCTGAGATATTGGCAATGAATGAAAGCTATAAATCATTAGACCTTGACTGGGACAGCAACGCGGTTGCAAGTAAATGGTATCGCTCCGTTATTTGGAGCAATATATTTAATGCGAATAGCGTCCCTTATTTGAACGAACCCCTAGATCACAAGGAAAGCTCAGAGGCTATTACAGATGTAGACATAGTACAAACACCTAGCCAGCGAGGATTCCCAGAGGTAAAAATCCAATCGGAGGGGCCCACATTAACTACGACCAACAGTAATAGTAGCTCTTTGGCATATTTTGACGGTGACTACTTCGCAAATAGTGTCCGCTCTTCACCTAGCTACTGTGGAATAGTAGAAAGAAAGGACAGCAGCAGCGCCAGTATTAACAACATCGGCTTGACCGTTAATAACATGAAAGCTGCCGAAAAACTTGCAAACCCTAAGAAGGCAAGTAGTTCTCTGTTCAAACTGTCTTGGCTTGGATTTGTGAAAAACGAGTCAAGTGATGCAATTGACGAGGAATTCCTGGCTACCAGCACCAACACAAGTCCAGGAAAGAGGCAGTTTGCTCTGGATGCTGGTGTGCTGAAACCAAACATTTGGGTAGGAACGAGGATTGCGATGTTTAAAGTTAAACGTGAGGCAAAGGAAGAGTTCTCGCTGATAGAATTGACAGGCTCGTTCTTCAGACATCTGAGAACCCATTCAAGTGCAAATAACACAGACACTCCTAACATACGCTACACATAG
- the NAT1 gene encoding peptide alpha-N-acetyltransferase complex A subunit NAT1 (Syntenic homolog of Ashbya gossypii ADR310W; Syntenic homolog of Saccharomyces cerevisiae YDL040C (NAT1)), whose product MSRRKPVASAKGAIPLSSRSKDDNNNFEALKLYENKSYKKSLKILDAILKKNPSHVDSLALKGLNLVFLGQKEDAETYIKKALSKIQGTTASPICCHVLGIYFRQVREYAKSIHWFEASIENGSTNKQLYRDISSLQSQVRDYPNLLISRKLYWESFMGYRANWTALAVAYDLNGQFQEGVKLLTQFEELAKGKLTDAEAYEHNECLMYKNDLMYKAAGDSKEKLNTVLQNLDEIESEVFDKYALLERRAAVYMKLGMNNDASKVYRMLIKRNPDNFQYYRMLEIALGVQGNTAIRKALYKKLATYYPRADPPQYLPLTFVKISEELEPIFEKYVVSQLGRGVPAAFCNVKPLYKTRGDEFVEMAEKVVLKYYGTLDPKASPIPYVWTTYYLAQHYLYVKNFMKAKQFVETAIEHTPTLVELYILKGRILKHLGLLEEAALIVEDGRKLDLQDRFVNVKAAKYFFRANMIDKGVEVASLFTKNEKDYNGVKDLHLMEASWFIFGQAEAYYRLYIENKKKLDELKSRPPTTDGTEDETDESELKELEYQIKKCKGLALKRFQAISKIYKQFEEDKMDFHSYCMRKGTPRAYMEMLAWGDKIYTKPMFVRALYGAAKLYFSMHDDLEAKQSASEVDTANIKKSNKKAKKLAAAFNKRKETEKQQVIAYADDEDVFGETLMSSKTPLDDFNTSFYSLYRGQMTDNECDHWLDFQYHLRTGKLALCFKALSKYASLHGEKSGMVGAMILILLDVTREDTKYEEIAKKVAVKGIQTKFNNVPIDKVIDENFDWMQFFKDEFNYDLDALLALHGSNLTILSKSSVKELIMENLAGMEPCEQNYILKYEL is encoded by the coding sequence ATGTCGAGAAGGAAACCTGTTGCGAGTGCAAAAGGTGCTATCCCACTATCTTCTAGGTCTAAAGATGACAATAATAACTTTGAGGCTTTAAAACTGTACGAGAATAAAAGTTACAAGAAATCATTGAAGATCTTAGACGctattttgaagaaaaaTCCATCTCATGTAGATTCATTGGCTTTAAAAGGTTTGAATTTGGTATTCCTTGGTCAAAAGGAAGATGCTGAAACGTATATCAAAAAGGCGTTATCAAAAATCCAAGGAACAACGGCTTCTCCAATTTGCTGTCATGTGCTTGGGATTTATTTTAGACAGGTAAGAGAGTATGCTAAGTCCATTCACTGGTTTGAAGCTTCTATTGAAAATGGCTCTACCAACAAGCAATTGTACCGTGATATATCTAGTTTGCAGTCCCAAGTGCGCGACTATCCAAACCTTCTAATCTCTAGAAAGCTATATTGGGAAAGCTTTATGGGCTATCGTGCAAACTGGACTGCTTTGGCAGTTGCATATGATCTGAATGGTCAGTTTCAAGAAGGTGTTAAACTTCTCACACAATTCGAGGAACTTGCCAAGGGAAAATTGACTGACGCGGAAGCCTATGAACATAATGAATGCTTGATGTACAAGAACGATTTGATGTATAAAGCTGCAGGGGATTCAAAAGAAAAATTGAATACCGTTTTACAAAATTtagatgaaattgaatCTGAAGTATTCGATAAATATGCATTGTTGGAGAGAAGAGCTGCGGTTTACATGAAGCTTGGAATGAATAACGATGCATCCAAAGTCTACAGAATGCTTATCAAAAGAAATCCAGACAACTTCCAGTACTACAGAATGTTGGAGATTGCGCTGGGTGTTCAAGGAAATACTGCAATTAGAAAGGCCTTGTATAAAAAATTAGCCACCTACTACCCAAGAGCAGATCCACCTCAGTACCTTCCTTTGACTTTTGTGAAAATATCTGAGGAACTTGAACCAATATTCGAAAAATATGTTGTTTCGCAATTAGGACGTGGGGTACCAGCAGCCTTTTGTAATGTGAAGCCTTTATACAAAACACGTGGTGATGAATTTGTTGAAATGGCTGAGAAGGTCGTCCTGAAGTATTATGGAACTTTAGATCCTAAAGCTTCACCCATTCCTTATGTTTGGACAACGTACTATTTGGCTCAACATTATCTATATGTGAAGAATTTCATGAAGGCAAAGCAATTCGTTGAAACGGCCATCGAACACACTCCAACTCTGGTTGAGCTTTACATATTGAAGGGACGTATACTGAAACACTTGGGATTGTTAGAAGAAGCTGCTTTGATTGTTGAAGACGGTAGAAAACTGGATTTACAGGATAGATTTGTCAATGTTAAGGCTGCTAAGTACTTTTTCAGAGCTAATATGATCGATAAGGGCGTTGAAGTGGCATCTTTGTTCACCAAAAATGAAAAAGACTACAATGGTGTTAAAGATCTTCACTTAATGGAGGCCTCTTGGTTTATTTTTGGACAAGCTGAAGCTTACTATCGGTTGTATATTGAGAATAAGAAGAAACTGGATGAACTTAAATCACGCCCTCCAACTACGGATGGGACTGAAGATGAAACTGATGAATCAGAATTGAAAGAGTTAGAGTACCAAATCAAGAAGTGTAAAGGTTTGGCTTTGAAGAGATTCCAAGCCATCTCTAAGATTTACAAACAGTTCGAAGAAGATAAAATGGATTTCCACTCATATTGCATGAGAAAAGGAACTCCAAGAGCATACATGGAAATGTTGGCTTGGGGAGATAAAATTTACACGAAACCAATGTTTGTGAGAGCTCTATATGGTGCAGCGAAGCTATATTTTTCAATGCATGACGATTTGGAAGCAAAACAAAGTGCTTCAGAGGTAGACACAGCTAACATTAAAAAGAGCAATAAAAAGGCAAAGAAACTCGCTGCTGCATTTAATAAAAGAAAGGAGACTGAAAAGCAACAGGTCATAGCATATgctgatgatgaagatgtttTTGGTGAAACACTAATGTCAAGCAAGACTCCTCTAGACGATTTCAACACGTCATTCTATTCTCTTTACAGAGGTCAAATGACGGATAATGAATGTGACCACTGGCTGGATTTCCAATATCATTTAAGAACTGGGAAGCTAGCTTTGTGTTTTAAGGCATTGTCAAAGTATGCTTCCTTACATGGTGAAAAGTCTGGTATGGTCGGTGCCATGATCTTAATTCTATTAGATGTTACTAGAGAAGATACCAAATATGAAGAAATTGCCAAAAAGGTTGCCGTGAAAGGTATTCAAACCAAATTCAATAACGTTCCTATTGATAAAGTTATAGATGAAAATTTTGATTGGATGCAATTCTTCAAAGATGAATTTAACTATGATCTGGATGCATTGTTAGCATTACATGGTAGTAATTTAACAATACTTTCTAAGTCCTCTGTGAAGGAATTAATTATGGAAAATCTGGCGGGTATGGAGCCATGTGAGCAAAACtatattttaaaatatgAGTTATAG
- a CDS encoding HGL210Cp (Non-syntenic homolog of Ashbya gossypii ABR125C; Non-syntenic homolog of Saccharomyces cerevisiae YDR011W (SNQ2), YNR070W (PDR18) (PDR18) and YPL058C (PDR12)) codes for MKQEDEEKTNSMSYSDDQADAESPASLIDFPAGLDARTMLQKAESLARTLSQHTTRNGPLEIDENDFDMHAIMAALVRDYENQNIYTRQMGVIMENVTVNGIDTSCTDGSNFGDILALPLTVGRKLRAPKHIRNILVNIDMLVRPGEMVLVLGRPGSGCSSLLRAAAGDIEQFTSVNGVISYDGISQKEVLKNFKADVIYNGEQDVHFPHLTVRQTLDFALACKTPNVRVNGMSRKEYITMMRDLYATVFGLKHTYDTKVGDDFVRGVSGGERKRVSIAEALAADASVYCWDNATRGLDASTALEYAHAIRTLTNILKSSSLVTLYQASERIYQLFDKVTVLYEGRQIYFGDVLSAKEYFQRLGYVCPSRQSTTEFLTSVTDPNGYHEVLEGYEDLVPRTAAEFEERWRSSPEYQRLKSDTEEYKALYNSEQTREQLKRSKLQKKSKFSRKKSSYTLSFAEQVRLCTVRGFQRIYGDKAYTVTNIVAASLQAIITGTLFFQSSADTIGAFSRGGVLYFSVLYYSLMGLASLNFSHRPILQKHKNYMLYHPGAEALASNIAAFTFRFIGLIIFLILLYFLSGLTPEAGRFFMVLLFMVIASESVITMFESLAAMCDTLSQANAAAGVIMLGISMYSTYMIQEPSMHPWFKWISYVLPIKYAFEALLNTEFHNRYMKCDQNFIPQGPGYENVSADNRVCAFLGSKPGMDSVLGDDYLKVNYGYTYSHQWRNFGILVLFWIGFMVIKCVATELKQPVKGMGETLVFKKGTLKRRAQLKADPEDKIPGNLSESKMLISSDASADPSSMFEGLTNGDIFMWKDVSYTVPTKTGMRKLLNNVSGFCAPGTLTALMGESGAGKTTLLNTLAQRNVGIITGDMLVNGLPIDASFERKTGYVQQQDVHTPELTVRESLQFSARLRRPQSVPEQEKMEYVEKIIDVFGMSDFADALVGKVGCGLNVEQRKKLSIAVELAAKPSLLLFLDEPTSGLDSQSAWAVVSLLKKLAATGQAILCTIHQPSATLFEQFDRLLLLKKGGETTYFGDIGEHSSTIVQYFERNGARKCSPSENPAEYILEAIGAGATASVKEDWGDIWRNSPEFVARTEELDKLCLSSRPSSPVIDNSLTSKFSTSYLYQFRYTLMRTGTIFYRDLNYLMAKQMLFIVGGLFVGFSFFDIASSFKGLQNMMFAIFMTIIISAPSMNQIQERAHHGKELYNVRESKSNMFHWSLVLITEFLVELPYQLFFATLFFLCGFLPLRSGASSYNQGIFYLNFAVLFQFYVVGLGLCVLYLAPNLETANVILGLILSFLLSFCGVTQPMNLMPKFWKFMYYASPYTYFVQTFLGLTLHGREVVCKPEELSFLNPPSGMTCGQYMSSFVENSSGYITNPDETSNCGYCIYKTGDEFLTTIGANYNQVWRNFGLLWGYAIFNVVAMLTFYWLFHIKRIHTKIRMPFSNRKSKVTN; via the coding sequence ATGAAACAAGAGGACGAGGAGAAGACTAATAGTATGTCTTATTCAGATGACCAAGCGGATGCTGAATCTCCGGCAAGCCTAATTGACTTTCCAGCAGGCCTAGATGCCAGGACCATGCTACAGAAGGCGGAGTCTTTGGCTCGTACATTATCTCAACATACAACACGTAATGGCCCCTTGGAGattgatgaaaatgattTTGATATGCATGCCATAATGGCTGCATTGGTTAGGGATTATGAGAATCAGAATATCTATACACGTCAAATGGGTGTAATAATGGAAAATGTTACTGTTAATGGGATTGATACATCGTGTACCGATGGTAGTAATTTTGGAGATATACTTGCGCTACCTCTAACGGTTGGGCGTAAACTGCGTGCGCCAAAGCACATTCGCAACATTCTAGTCAACATTGATATGCTGGTGCGCCCGGGAGAGATGGTTCTGGTCCTGGGTCGTCCCGGGAGCGGATGCTCCTCCCTTCTTCGGGCTGCGGCAGGCGATATAGAACAGTTCACCAGCGTCAATGGTGTCATATCCTACGACGGAATATCGCAGAAGGAAGTGCTAAAGAACTTCAAGGCAGATGTTATATACAACGGAGAGCAGGATGTGCATTTCCCGCATCTAACTGTGCGCCAGACCTTGGATTTTGCATTGGCATGTAAGACTCCCAACGTCCGTGTGAATGGGATGTCCAGGAAGGAGTATATTACAATGATGCGTGACTTGTACGCAACGGTTTTTGGGCTAAAACATACTTATGATACCAAAGTGGGAGATGATTTTGTTAGAGGTGTGTCCGGTGGTGAAAGGAAGAGAGTGTCTATTGCAGAAGCACTTGCCGCTGATGCTTCTGTATACTGTTGGGACAATGCCACTAGAGGATTAGATGCTTCCACTGCTCTTGAATATGCTCACGCAATTAGAACATTGACCAATATACTTAAGTCTTCCAGTCTGGTGACACTTTATCAAGCAAGTGAACGTATTTATCAGCTTTTTGACAAGGTTACAGTTCTTTACGAGGGTCGTCAAATTTACTTTGGTGACGTCTTAAGTGCTAAGGAATACTTTCAGCGTCTAGGTTATGTTTGTCCATCTCGTCAATCAACTACAGAATTCCTGACCAGTGTGACAGATCCTAATGGGTACCATGAAGTTCTTGAAGGCTACGAGGACCTTGTTCCACGTACTGCAGCAGAATTTGAGGAACGTTGGAGAAGTTCACCAGAATACCAGCGATTGAAGAGCGACACAGAGGAATATAAGGCACTTTATAATAGTGAACAGACAAGAGAACAGCTAAAACGGTCCAAATTGCAGAAGAAATCAAAGTTTTCTAGAAAGAAGAGCTCGTACACTTTATCGTTTGCAGAACAGGTGCGGTTGTGTACCGTCAGAGGATTCCAGCGTATATATGGAGATAAGGCCTATACTGTAACGAACATCGTGGCGGCTTCCCTGCAAGCCATAATTACGGGTACGTTATTTTTCCAGTCATCTGCTGATACCATTGGTGCGTTTTCTAGAGGTGGTGTGTTGTATTTCTCTGTCTTATACTATTCTTTAATGGGTCTTGCAAGTTTGAATTTCTCTCATAGACCAATTTTGCAAAAACATAAGAATTACATGTTATACCATCCAGGTGCGGAAGCTCTCGCTTCAAATATTGCTGCATTTACTTTTAGATTTATTGGGTTAATTATTTTCCTCATTCTCTTATATTTCCTATCCGGTCTAACACCAGAAGCAGGAAGGTTCTTCATGGTGTTACTATTTATGGTTATAGCATCAGAGAGTGTCATTACAATGTTTGAATCTCTTGCGGCTATGTGCGATACCCTTTCACAAGCTAATGCAGCTGCAGGTGTTATTATGTTGGGTATTTCAATGTATTCTACTTATATGATTCAAGAGCCCTCCATGCACCCTTGGTTCAAGTGGATTTCCTATGTGCTTCCAATTAAATATGCGTTCGAGGCGCTGCTTAACACTGAATTCCATAACCGTTATATGAAGTGTGATCAAAACTTTATTCCACAAGGTCCCGGATACGAAAATGTATCAGCAGATAACCGTGTGTGTGCATTTTTGGGTTCCAAACCAGGTATGGATAGTGTTTTAGGTGACGATTACTTGAAGGTCAACTATGGTTACACCTATAGTCACCAATGGCGTAACTTTGGTATTCTTGTTTTGTTTTGGATTGGTTTTATGGTTATCAAGTGCGTTGCAACAGAATTGAAGCAACCAGTGAAGGGAATGGGCGAGACCTTAGTTTTCAAGAAAGGTACTTTGAAGCGCCGGGCACAATTAAAAGCTGACCCCGAGGACAAAATTCCAGGTAATTTGTCAGAGTCAAAGATGTTAATATCTAGTGATGCAAGTGCTGATCCTTCCAGCATGTTTGAAGGACTCACCAATGGGGATATATTTATGTGGAAGGATGTTTCTTACACCGTTCCAACTAAGACTGGAATGCGGAAGCTGTTGAATAATGTTTCTGGATTCTGCGCACCTGGAACTTTAACTGCTTTAATGGGAGAATCCGGTGCAGGTAAGACTACATTATTAAACACATTAGCGCAGAGAAATGTTGGTATTATTACTGGTGACATGCTGGTTAATGGTTTGCCTATAGATGCTAGTTTTGAGCGTAAAACTGGTTATGTTCAGCAACAAGATGTCCATACTCCGGAATTGACAGTGAGGGAATCGCTACAGTTTTCTGCAAGATTGAGAAGACCTCAATCGGTACCAGAACAGGAGAAGATGGAGTACGTTGAAAAGATTATTGATGTCTTCGGTATGTCTGATTTTGCAGATGCACTTGTAGGTAAAGTTGGTTGTGGTTTGAATGTTGAACAAAGGAAGAAGCTTTCGATAGCCGTTGAGTTGGCTGCAAAACCTTCTTTGCTGTTGTTCCTTGACGAACCAACTTCAGGTCTGGACTCTCAATCTGCTTGGGCGGTTGTTTCTTTGTTGAAAAAACTTGCAGCTACTGGTCAAGCCATTTTGTGTACAATTCACCAACCTTCTGCAACACTATTTGAACAATTTGATAGATTATTATTACTGAAGAAGGGGGGCGAAACCACTTATTTTGGTGATATTGGTGAGCACTCTTCAACCATTGTCCAATATTTCGAGCGTAACGGAGCCCGTAAGTGCTCACCTTCTGAAAATCCAGCAGAATATATTTTGGAAGCCATTGGAGCAGGAGCAACTGCATCTGTGAAGGAGGACTGGGGTGATATTTGGAGAAATTCGCCAGAATTTGTTGCTAGGACTGAGGAACTTGACAAGCTCTGCTTATCTTCAAGGCCCTCATCACCTGTTATTGATAATTCTCTTACTTCGAAGTTCAGTACGAGTTATCTATACCAGTTCCGGTACACTTTGATGAGAACTGGTACTATATTTTATAGGGATCTCAATTATTTGATGGCAAAACAAATGTTGTTTATTGTCGGTGGTCTATTTGTCGGGTTTAGTTTCTTCGACATTGCTTCATCGTTTAAAGGTTTACAGAATATGATGTTTGCAATCTTTATGACTATTATTATATCTGCACCTTCTATGAACCAAATCCAAGAACGTGCCCACCACGGTAAAGAGTTATACAATGTGCGTGAATCAAAATCAAACATGTTCCATTGGTCACTAGTGCTAATTACTGAGTTCCTAGTTGAACTTCCATACCAATTGTTTTTCGCAACTTTGTTCTTCTTATGTGGATTTTTGCCATTGAGATCCGGTGCTAGCTCGTACAATCAAGGTATTTTCTACCTAAACTTTGCTGTGCTTTTCCAATTTTATGTCGTTGGTCTAGGTTTGTGTGTTCTATATCTTGCCCCAAATCTTGAAACTGCAAACGTCATTCTTGGTCTAATTCTCTCCTTTTTGTTGTCTTTCTGTGGTGTTACCCAACCAATGAATTTGATGCCAAAGTTCTGGAAGTTCATGTACTATGCAAGTCCCTACACTTACTTCGTGCAAACTTTCTTGGGATTGACTTTACATGGTAGAGAAGTGGTTTGCAAACCTGAAGAATTATCCTTTTTGAACCCTCCATCAGGTATGACGTGTGGACAATATATGTCTTCGTTTGTTGAGAATAGCTCCGGTTACATTACTAATCCTGATGAGACTAGCAACTGTGGTTATTGTATTTACAAAACTGGTGACGAATTTTTAACTACTATTGGAGCCAACTACAATCAAGTCTGGAGAAATTTCGGTCTTCTTTGGGGTTACGCCATCTTCAACGTTGTTGCAATGTTGACATTTTACTGGCTGTTCCATATCAAACGCATCCATACTAAGATTCGGATGCCCTTTTCAAACCGGAAATCGAAAGTAAcaaattaa